One Thalassotalea hakodatensis DNA segment encodes these proteins:
- a CDS encoding DUF3087 family protein, with the protein MQLQNIDKTLYRQRLNRIIISFILNLTLLSLLFGSLFISVFSDNSINFEMANNTDAPSNFSYNLAGVICALVVCAALLHRLRKTAYFHQVYYVWQLKQLHNKIYRKLNIINNMAMENGDHQALIILNFYYQSLKQVYQLDDNTLTMSSVNQKHQAVKEKAEQQQLQLDKEQFTENMLKDITQGEEE; encoded by the coding sequence ATGCAGTTACAAAATATTGACAAAACATTATACCGCCAGCGTTTAAATCGCATTATCATCAGTTTTATTTTAAACCTCACATTGTTATCGTTATTGTTCGGCTCACTTTTTATTAGTGTCTTTAGTGATAATAGCATTAACTTTGAAATGGCTAATAATACTGATGCACCAAGTAATTTTTCTTATAACTTAGCCGGTGTTATCTGTGCACTAGTAGTATGTGCTGCATTACTGCATCGGTTAAGAAAAACAGCTTATTTTCATCAGGTATACTATGTGTGGCAGTTAAAACAACTACATAACAAGATTTATCGTAAACTAAATATTATTAATAACATGGCGATGGAAAATGGTGATCACCAAGCGTTAATAATACTCAACTTTTATTATCAAAGTTTAAAACAAGTTTACCAACTTGATGATAATACACTGACGATGTCGTCTGTGAATCAAAAACATCAAGCAGTGAAAGAAAAGGCAGAACAGCAGCAGTTGCAATTGGATAAAGAACAATTTACTGAAAACATGTTAAAAGACATTACTCAAGGAGAAGAAGAATGA